A genomic region of Desulfosarcina ovata subsp. ovata contains the following coding sequences:
- a CDS encoding substrate-binding periplasmic protein, giving the protein MYADEIIIVADEWPPYCGKAGSTYPGYGVEIAKQVFEAAGHKFKYLNIPWTRAIKETRAGKYNAIIGAYKEEAPDFVFPEEEFGVSRYAFYSKRGSLWTYSGIESLQSKKIGLIKGYSYGQELNAYFEKNAQRVQYVSGDDPLSMNIRKLLAGRFDTLIAGENVMTYKIKEMGVVGEVINSGVTDISANLYIAFSPINKKSDMVEHLSREKPIHTQKTWANNFHRAFG; this is encoded by the coding sequence GTGTATGCCGATGAGATAATTATTGTCGCGGATGAATGGCCACCATATTGCGGTAAGGCAGGTTCGACATACCCCGGATATGGGGTTGAGATCGCCAAACAGGTTTTTGAGGCGGCCGGGCACAAGTTTAAATATTTGAATATACCTTGGACCAGAGCGATTAAAGAGACTCGTGCAGGGAAGTATAACGCCATTATTGGCGCATACAAAGAGGAGGCACCGGATTTTGTTTTTCCGGAAGAAGAGTTTGGCGTTTCACGATATGCTTTTTATTCCAAGCGAGGAAGTCTATGGACGTACTCTGGAATAGAATCCCTGCAATCGAAAAAAATAGGTTTGATAAAGGGCTACTCATATGGCCAAGAACTCAACGCATATTTTGAGAAAAATGCTCAACGTGTCCAATATGTGTCTGGCGATGACCCACTTTCTATGAATATAAGGAAGTTGCTTGCCGGCAGGTTTGATACCCTTATCGCTGGCGAAAATGTCATGACGTACAAAATCAAAGAAATGGGAGTTGTGGGCGAGGTCATTAATTCAGGTGTTACCGATATTAGTGCCAATTTGTATATCGCCTTTTCACCAATAAACAAAAAATCTGATATGGTTGAACACTTGTCAAGAGAAAAACCTATCCATACCCAAAAAACTTGGGCCAATAATTTTCATCGAGCGTTTGGATAG
- a CDS encoding IS110 family transposase, giving the protein MNKIVKYVGLDVHKDSITIAIADEGRDGNVRVYGKISNDLGQIDNVMRKLISQNAELHCVYEAGPCGYPIYRHLTSKGIDCVVVAPALIPKKTGDRVKNDRRDATHLATLHRSGELTPVYVPDQADEALRDLVRARKDIQISLRKVKQQINAFLLRQGISYPGKSKWGKAHLNWLAELKMQHPAQHIALTEYLDAMEDHEARVKRIEKAIEQCCQTSRLLPVIEALQALRGISLLSAVTVVAELGDLSRFDTPAQLMAYLGLIPSEHSSGGTIKKGPITKTGNTHARRTLIESAQAYRMPARKSKAIRKRQEGLPDDVLDIAWNAQLRLCHRYRRLIAKGKNHNVVITAIARELAGFIWAIARAVPIVAAER; this is encoded by the coding sequence ATGAACAAGATAGTAAAGTATGTTGGTTTAGATGTCCACAAAGATTCGATTACCATTGCTATCGCCGATGAAGGACGTGACGGAAACGTTCGAGTGTATGGAAAAATCAGCAACGACCTGGGGCAGATTGATAACGTCATGCGAAAACTGATTTCACAAAACGCCGAATTGCATTGTGTTTACGAAGCAGGTCCGTGCGGATATCCGATCTATAGGCATTTAACAAGCAAGGGGATCGATTGCGTTGTCGTTGCTCCAGCGTTGATCCCCAAAAAAACAGGTGATCGGGTTAAGAATGATCGCCGTGATGCAACCCACCTGGCGACGCTCCACCGTTCCGGAGAACTGACGCCGGTGTATGTCCCCGATCAGGCCGATGAAGCGCTTCGTGACCTGGTACGTGCACGAAAAGACATCCAAATATCGCTCCGCAAAGTCAAACAACAGATCAATGCCTTTTTATTGCGACAAGGAATCAGTTATCCAGGTAAAAGCAAATGGGGTAAAGCTCATTTAAATTGGCTGGCGGAGCTGAAAATGCAGCATCCTGCCCAGCATATTGCCCTTACCGAATACCTGGACGCCATGGAAGACCATGAGGCCCGCGTTAAGCGCATCGAAAAAGCGATTGAGCAATGTTGCCAAACCAGTCGACTGCTTCCGGTTATCGAGGCTCTGCAAGCGCTCAGGGGGATTTCTTTGCTCAGCGCGGTGACCGTCGTCGCTGAACTGGGGGATCTGAGCCGTTTCGATACGCCGGCACAGCTGATGGCCTATTTGGGTCTGATCCCATCGGAGCATTCAAGCGGTGGCACCATCAAAAAAGGCCCCATTACCAAAACCGGCAATACCCATGCCCGCAGGACGTTGATCGAATCGGCTCAGGCCTATCGTATGCCGGCCCGGAAAAGTAAGGCGATCCGTAAACGCCAGGAAGGCTTGCCGGACGATGTTTTGGATATTGCCTGGAATGCACAGCTACGACTATGCCACCGCTACCGCAGGTTGATTGCAAAGGGCAAAAACCATAACGTGGTCATCACCGCGATTGCACGCGAGTTGGCCGGTTTCATCTGGGCCATTGCCCGGGCTGTTCCAATCGTGGCCGCTGAAAGATGA
- a CDS encoding helix-turn-helix transcriptional regulator — protein sequence MTIDKLSKLMTDDAILAELGFRMARCRIDRQLTQAALAHQAGVSKRTVERIEAGASAQMVSVIRICRVLDLVAGIDQWIPQPDLRPMDLVARKGRTRQRASSSRKTQGADEPWTWDP from the coding sequence ATGACGATTGACAAACTTTCAAAACTCATGACCGACGATGCGATTCTGGCCGAGTTGGGCTTTCGCATGGCCCGGTGCCGTATCGACCGGCAGCTGACCCAGGCGGCGCTGGCCCACCAGGCCGGTGTTTCCAAACGCACCGTGGAGCGCATCGAAGCCGGCGCATCGGCCCAGATGGTGAGTGTCATCCGTATCTGCAGGGTTTTGGATCTCGTCGCCGGGATCGATCAGTGGATTCCCCAGCCGGACCTCCGGCCGATGGATCTGGTCGCCCGCAAGGGCCGGACGCGCCAGCGAGCCTCATCTAGCCGCAAGACCCAGGGCGCGGATGAACCATGGACCTGGGACCCATGA
- a CDS encoding type II toxin-antitoxin system HipA family toxin: MDLGPMSTYAQVNLWGRTIGAVALQDGQTVAAFEYDPAFAKSGIEIAPLTMPLSTRVYAFPELAYRTFHGLPGLLADSLPDRFGNALIDAWLATQGRSAESFNAVERLCYVGQRGTGALEFAPVIGPRNRRSMRLNVDRLVELASQILSQRNHLADSFAGPQKAKALANILRVGTSAGGARAKAIIALNPETDEVRSGQVDAGDGFEYWLLKFDGVGGNRDKELEDPRGYGVVEYAYWKMATDAGITMSECRLLEENDRRHFMTRRFDRGPRGEKLHMQSLCAMAHLDFNLAGVYAYEQALLVIRQLGLSMDAVEEQFRRMVFNIVARNQDDHVKNIAFMMTPDGAWSLSPAFDVTYSYNPDGAWTGSHQMTLNGKRDGFTLADFRACARAAMMKRGRAEAIIEAVQRVVARWRDYADDAGVPPDWRDRIHATLRLERFG, from the coding sequence ATGGACCTGGGACCCATGAGCACCTATGCGCAAGTGAACCTCTGGGGGCGGACCATTGGTGCGGTCGCCCTGCAGGATGGCCAGACCGTCGCCGCCTTTGAATACGACCCCGCCTTCGCGAAGAGCGGCATCGAAATCGCTCCCCTGACGATGCCGCTTTCCACCCGGGTGTATGCGTTTCCGGAACTGGCCTACCGGACTTTTCACGGCCTGCCCGGTCTGCTTGCCGATTCCTTGCCCGACCGTTTCGGCAACGCCCTGATCGATGCCTGGCTGGCGACTCAGGGGCGATCGGCGGAATCCTTCAATGCTGTCGAGCGACTCTGTTATGTCGGGCAACGGGGCACGGGGGCACTTGAATTCGCTCCGGTGATCGGCCCGCGCAACCGGCGTTCCATGCGGCTGAATGTCGACCGGCTCGTCGAACTGGCGTCGCAAATCCTCAGCCAGCGCAATCATTTGGCCGATTCGTTTGCCGGCCCGCAGAAAGCCAAGGCCCTGGCGAATATCCTGCGCGTCGGTACGTCTGCGGGCGGTGCCCGGGCCAAGGCGATTATCGCCTTGAACCCGGAAACGGATGAGGTCCGTTCGGGGCAGGTCGACGCCGGAGATGGCTTTGAGTACTGGCTGCTCAAATTCGACGGGGTCGGCGGCAACCGGGACAAGGAACTGGAGGACCCCAGGGGCTACGGTGTTGTCGAATACGCCTATTGGAAGATGGCCACCGATGCCGGCATTACCATGAGCGAGTGCCGCCTGCTTGAGGAGAATGACCGCCGGCATTTCATGACCCGGCGCTTCGATCGCGGCCCCCGGGGGGAAAAGCTGCACATGCAGTCGCTGTGCGCCATGGCCCATTTGGATTTCAATCTGGCCGGTGTTTATGCCTACGAGCAGGCCCTGTTGGTCATCCGGCAGCTGGGACTCTCCATGGACGCGGTGGAAGAGCAGTTCCGGCGCATGGTCTTCAACATCGTCGCCCGCAACCAGGATGACCATGTGAAGAATATCGCTTTTATGATGACACCTGACGGCGCATGGTCACTCTCACCCGCATTTGACGTGACCTACAGCTACAACCCCGACGGTGCATGGACCGGCAGCCATCAGATGACACTGAACGGCAAACGGGACGGTTTCACCCTGGCGGATTTCCGGGCCTGCGCCAGGGCGGCCATGATGAAACGCGGGCGGGCCGAGGCGATCATTGAAGCCGTGCAGCGCGTCGTTGCCCGTTGGCGCGATTATGCCGACGATGCCGGGGTGCCACCGGACTGGCGGGATCGGATCCACGCCACCCTACGGTTAGAACGGTTTGGATGA
- a CDS encoding HD domain-containing protein has translation MKNIDRQDTTPKTAAKKMNLDSLLSNLKKWFDAYICRFDGDDAELRKNIDLKADHTRHVCKNIKNIANSLSLARSYQDLIIAETAALLHDIGRFEQYQRYRTFADQKSEDHAALGVRIIRENRLLEGFDPGSADVILQAVACHNRLALPRQAGARSLLILKLLRDADKVDIWRVVTGYYRNTSDSRNKAVELDLPDSDEYSEAVCQSLLRGELVRMTDLRTLNDFKLLQIGWIYDINFRRTFELVKENKYLEAIHDQLPQQIPEIDAAFARARAYLEQGINGV, from the coding sequence ATGAAAAACATTGACCGGCAGGATACAACGCCGAAAACAGCGGCCAAAAAAATGAACCTGGATTCTTTGTTATCGAATTTGAAAAAATGGTTTGATGCTTACATCTGCAGGTTTGATGGTGATGATGCGGAGCTTCGCAAAAACATCGACCTGAAGGCAGACCATACCCGGCATGTTTGCAAGAACATCAAAAACATCGCCAACAGCCTGAGCCTTGCGCGGTCCTATCAGGATCTGATTATTGCTGAGACCGCTGCGTTGCTGCACGATATCGGCCGCTTTGAACAGTATCAGCGCTATCGGACCTTTGCAGACCAAAAATCTGAAGATCATGCCGCCCTGGGGGTGCGAATTATCAGGGAAAACCGGCTGCTGGAAGGTTTCGATCCAGGATCGGCCGACGTCATTTTGCAGGCCGTGGCCTGCCACAATCGTTTGGCCCTTCCCCGCCAGGCCGGTGCACGTTCCCTTTTGATCCTCAAACTGCTCAGGGATGCGGACAAGGTCGATATATGGCGGGTGGTGACCGGCTACTACCGCAATACATCAGACAGCCGCAACAAGGCCGTTGAACTGGATCTGCCGGACAGCGATGAATACTCCGAAGCTGTCTGCCAATCGCTTTTACGAGGAGAACTCGTCCGTATGACCGACCTTCGGACCCTGAATGATTTCAAATTGCTGCAGATCGGGTGGATTTACGATATCAATTTCCGCCGGACATTTGAACTGGTAAAGGAAAACAAATACCTGGAAGCCATCCATGATCAGCTGCCGCAGCAGATCCCTGAAATTGATGCCGCTTTTGCACGGGCCCGGGCGTACCTGGAACAAGGGATAAATGGGGTATAA
- a CDS encoding universal stress protein yields the protein MMYKKILVPLDGSLRAEAILPHVESLALRFNAEVALLYVDAGSDLMFERDEVPDVDSFLDTRRRLIKKHHLYLQAIADKWQSTGIAAEVRIARGAVVAGIINAAKQTSADLVAMASHGEGGEERTFYGSVAVSVLNRIDRPLLLIRSRYLKPSAS from the coding sequence ATGATGTACAAAAAAATACTCGTTCCCTTGGACGGTTCCTTGCGAGCCGAGGCGATACTGCCCCATGTGGAGAGCCTGGCGCTGCGCTTCAATGCCGAGGTTGCTTTGCTTTATGTGGATGCGGGTTCCGATCTGATGTTCGAGCGCGATGAGGTGCCCGATGTGGATTCTTTCCTCGATACGCGTCGACGGCTAATCAAGAAGCATCACCTGTATTTGCAGGCCATCGCTGACAAATGGCAGAGTACCGGCATTGCCGCCGAGGTGCGCATCGCCCGGGGCGCAGTTGTCGCCGGTATCATCAATGCCGCCAAGCAAACGTCGGCCGATCTGGTGGCCATGGCCAGTCATGGCGAGGGCGGCGAGGAACGGACGTTTTACGGCAGCGTTGCCGTCAGCGTGCTAAATCGCATTGATCGGCCCCTGTTGCTAATCCGCTCGCGTTACCTCAAACCCAGCGCAAGTTGA